The Lysobacter enzymogenes genome window below encodes:
- a CDS encoding M48 family metallopeptidase, translating to MKRILLGLAIAAAVAACATTTSPTGRTQHVGGVSQAQLDQMGAQAFAETKKKERISTDARQNAYVRCVVNTITRELPPAWQANWEVAVFVDSSPNAFALPGGKVGVNTGIFTVAKNQDQLAAVISHEIGHVVSRHHDERITRQMGSQVALNILGSLMGARYGDGAASATSQLGGAALQTAFLLPGSRTQESEADVVGQRLMAQAGYDPRQAVDLWQNMIAASSSRPPQWLSTHPDPQSRIHELNARAGALVPVYEQARASGRTPRCG from the coding sequence ATGAAACGCATCCTGCTCGGGCTCGCGATCGCCGCGGCGGTCGCGGCCTGCGCCACCACCACGTCGCCCACCGGGCGCACCCAGCACGTCGGCGGCGTCTCCCAGGCCCAGCTCGACCAGATGGGCGCGCAGGCCTTCGCCGAAACCAAGAAGAAGGAGCGCATCAGCACCGATGCGCGCCAGAACGCCTACGTGCGCTGCGTGGTGAACACGATCACGCGCGAACTGCCGCCGGCGTGGCAGGCGAATTGGGAAGTGGCCGTGTTCGTCGATAGTTCCCCCAACGCCTTTGCCCTTCCTGGCGGAAAGGTTGGCGTAAACACGGGAATTTTTACCGTCGCCAAGAACCAGGACCAACTTGCGGCGGTGATTTCGCACGAAATCGGCCACGTGGTTTCGCGCCATCACGACGAGCGCATCACCCGCCAGATGGGCAGCCAGGTGGCGCTCAACATCCTCGGCAGCCTGATGGGCGCGCGCTACGGCGACGGCGCCGCCAGCGCGACCAGCCAGCTCGGCGGCGCGGCCCTGCAGACCGCCTTCCTGCTGCCCGGTTCGCGCACCCAGGAGAGCGAGGCGGACGTGGTGGGTCAACGACTTATGGCACAGGCGGGCTACGACCCGAGGCAGGCCGTGGACCTGTGGCAGAACATGATCGCGGCCAGCAGTTCGCGCCCGCCGCAGTGGCTGTCGACCCACCCCGACCCGCAGTCGCGCATCCACGAACTGAACGCCCGCGCCGGCGCCCTGGTCCCGGTCTACGAGCAGGCCCGGGCGTCCGGCCGTACGCCCAGGTGTGGATGA
- a CDS encoding CPBP family intramembrane glutamic endopeptidase: MWSNRGASSSRTTRSRWPISTSEPAPGSSLAGAATAAPADPSPALAGEADALPNTVGSTPAPLLPALAGFAFDLLLWLCLLAGGSVLGTVGWGFVQGLRGATSAHAGPPTSISLLIGLAATAFAALIVYYFRRTANAVERRAAWRALLRPSTWMLILTAVIVLLWFSYMADRMTQLLGIDATPTNQVLSDPLRAQPGLWLVFAVLIAPAYEELLFRRVLFGRLWAAGRPWLGLVLSSVAFALVHEPPGLGAGRGWGVLVLWAVYALMGAVFALVYRRTGSLWASYLVHAGNNLIACLALMAGP; encoded by the coding sequence CGGGTTCAAGCCTCGCCGGCGCCGCCACGGCCGCGCCGGCCGATCCCTCGCCCGCGCTCGCGGGCGAAGCGGACGCTCTCCCCAACACCGTAGGTTCCACGCCGGCACCGCTGCTGCCGGCGCTGGCCGGCTTCGCCTTCGACCTGCTGCTGTGGCTGTGCCTGCTGGCCGGCGGATCGGTGCTCGGCACGGTCGGCTGGGGCTTCGTCCAGGGGCTGCGCGGCGCGACTTCCGCGCACGCCGGCCCGCCCACGTCGATTTCGCTGCTGATCGGCCTCGCCGCGACCGCTTTTGCGGCCCTGATCGTCTACTACTTTCGTCGAACTGCGAACGCGGTCGAGCGGCGCGCCGCGTGGCGGGCCTTGTTGCGGCCATCTACCTGGATGCTGATCCTAACAGCCGTCATCGTGCTGCTATGGTTCAGTTACATGGCCGATCGGATGACCCAACTGCTGGGCATCGACGCGACCCCGACCAACCAGGTCCTCAGCGACCCGCTGCGCGCCCAGCCCGGGCTGTGGCTGGTGTTCGCGGTGCTGATCGCGCCGGCGTACGAGGAACTGCTGTTCCGCCGGGTGCTGTTCGGCCGGCTGTGGGCCGCGGGCCGGCCGTGGCTTGGCCTGGTGTTGAGCTCGGTCGCCTTCGCCCTGGTCCACGAACCGCCCGGCCTCGGCGCCGGCCGCGGCTGGGGCGTGCTGGTGCTGTGGGCCGTGTATGCGCTGATGGGCGCGGTGTTCGCCCTGGTCTACCGCCGCACCGGCAGCCTGTGGGCTTCGTACCTGGTCCACGCCGGCAACAACCTCATCGCCTGCCTGGCGCTGATGGCCGGGCCCTGA